One genomic window of Corticium candelabrum chromosome 9, ooCorCand1.1, whole genome shotgun sequence includes the following:
- the LOC134184862 gene encoding uncharacterized protein K02A2.6-like, which yields MWFVVVVAFSKWPEVIQLHEGATSASQTITQLRRIFARFGIPKQIVSDNGPQFVSSEFRTFCKKQGIRHTLVPPYRPQSNGQVECFVKTLKGAIKKGMESGKASLEEVVTDFLSVYRNTSHSTTNVSPARLLMNRDLRCQLDLLKPPQESSVLTKTLKETVKKAQAKQKRCHDQTASERNAIRPYDIVLVRHAKMPKWRNARVVQVLGERYYTVQYTDTGVRQKVHMDHLRLHPQSNQLPTQQLVQDEPDLEPRDVAGSNRDNKREDQFSSDTEPESLDDGTEDELSAPEVATGVEQPRRSQRTTKAIPPTRYGEWTV from the coding sequence ATGTGGTTTGTTGTGGTCGTTGCGTTCTCAAAATGGCCCGAGGTAATACAGCTACACGAGGGAGCGACTTCAGCGAGCCAAACCATTACTCAACTTCGTCGCATCTTCGCAAGGTTTGGTATTCCAAAGCAAATCGTGTCAGATAATGGGCCCCAATTCGTGTCGTCAGAATTCAGGACTTTCTGTAAGAAACAGGGTATTCGTCATACCTTAGTACCTCCCTACCGTCCCCAAAGCAACGGGCAAGTGGAATGTTTTGTTAAGACGTTGAAAGGGGCAATCAAGAAAGGCATGGAGAGCGGAAAGGCAAGTTTGGAAGAGGTAGTGACAGATTTTTTGTCAGTCTACAGAAATACCAGCCATAGCACTACAAATGTTTCTCCAGCAAGGCTCCTGATGAATAGGGATCTGCGATGTCAACTGGATTTACTAAAGCCGCCACAAGAGTCCTCAGTGTTGACCAAGACTTTGAAGGAAACGGTGAAAAAGGCTCAAGCAAAACAAAAGAGATGTCACGACCAAACAGCTAGTGAGAGAAATGCAATTAGACCATATGATATAGTGTTGGTACGTCACGCAAAGATGCCAAAGTGGAGAAACGCGAGAGTAGTACAAGTTTTGGGGGAGAGgtattatacagtacagtatacagacaCGGGAGTAAGACAAAAGGTTCACATGGATCACTTGAGACTGCACCCACAGTCAAATCAACTACCAACCCAGCAGCTAGTACAAGATGAACCAGATCTAGAGCCTAGAGACGTCGCAGGTAGCAatagagacaacaaacgagaggATCAATTTAGCAGTGACACAGAGCCTGAGTCCTTAGacgatggtactgaagacgaGTTGAGTGCGCCTGAAGTTGCCACAGGAGTAGAGCAGCCAAGAAGGAGTCAGCGTACTACAAAG